The genomic window GGCGCTGGCAAAATTAACTTGGGTGGTCGCGCTATTGATTAGACTTACGGCCCGACTAATTCCAGTCTGATCGTTGTTCAATAAGGCATTGTGCAAGCGGATGAGTGCGTTGAAAACACTGTCGGTTTCCGCCGGGTTAACATCGGCGCCGGCGATGGTTTCAACGCCGCTGCCAGCTACCGCTGCCGCACTGGTTGTTTGACCGCTGGGAACCAAACCCAAGTTTTGCGCCGCCTGGCTATTGTTTTCCACTTGCACTTGAAAGGGGCTTGAGCCCACGGCCGATGAAACCAGCTCGATGCCGTTGCCGCTAGTTGCCAATTGAGCTACCAGCTTCCCGCCATTGCCCGGCGCGTTGTTGATCATGTCGATGACGTCGCCGATGGTCGATTGACCATCCAAGCGAAATTGCAGCACGGCGCCATCTTCCAACTGAATGTCAAAATCGTTGCCGGCAGCGTTCTGTTGAGCCAACGTTTGCACGCCCAATCCGTGATTCAAATCGGCCAGCTGCGTTTGCCGGCTGAAAGTGCGCACGCCGAGCTCGGTGGCCGTGCTGCCGCCATTTTCACCAATCGAAAAATCGCTGCCGCTGAGCAAAGAATTGATGTTAATGCCCGTGCCGGAGGAATTGATGGAGGCTCGCACGGAAGCGCCCGAGCCATTGATTAGGTTGACCAAATCGCCAACGGTTTTGGCGGAACTGAAATCGATGGTGTAATTCTGGCCGCCGTTGGTAATTTGCAGCCCGGAGGCTTGATCGAAGGCCGCTCCTCCGCCGCCTGCCGTGGTGGCCGTGGCGGCCTGCGAAACGAGCCCGCTGCCGTCGGAATCTTCCGAATCGAGCGAGGCGTGAAACAGGCTGCTGAACGTGGAGTTGTTATTGAGCGCTTGCACGACCTGAGCGGCGGTGGAGTGGCCGCTGTCGATGTCGACCGTGATGGTTGAGCCGCTGATATTGACTGTTTCGCTTCCGGCCCCAACGGTTCCGTCGTCAATAAATTGCAGCGTGTAACCGTTGGTTGCCGCGCCATTTTGCACTGCTTTAATATCGAAGCTGCTGTTTGCGCCTGGCGAGTAAATCTTCGCCTGCGCGTGAGTTCCCAAAATATTTGCCAGGGGAGTGGTCACCGTGAGGAGCGGATTTAAGTCGCTGCCGGCGATGGTGGCGCTGGAGTTGTTCGGCGCAAGGATTCCAAGCTCGCTGGCAGTGACGCCGTTGCCGATGTCGTTGATTTGCAGCGTGCCACTGCCCACCAAGGAAACTTGTAGGCCGTTGTTGGTGATTTGCACATTCAGGGCCGGCGGTTGCGTGCCGCCGGCAGGTTGCGCTTCGAGCAACGACTTAACGTCGCCCAAGGTGGCGGCCTTGCTGAGATCGATCGTGCGCAAATGCGTGCCATCAGAGACTTGGATGCTTCCTAATTGCACTCCCAGCCCGCCATTGAGCTGTGACAGCGGTGTATCGGCCGTGACGGTGGGATTTAAATCCGTCGTGCCTTGAATTTGCTGCGAGATTGCGCCAAACGCCTCGTTGCCGCTAATATTTGTGGCGAATGGCGAATTGCTGTCGGAAAAGCTTTGCAGCTGCGTAACGTTCCCGGTATACGTTACAAAGCTTCCATTCAGCGTAAACGGTTGCACGCCGGTGCTGGAGCCGGCAAACACATAACGGCCGTCGAACTGCGAGTTGGCCGTATCGACCACTTGCTGCAAAATGCTATCGATTTGGACAGCATTCGCTTGTAGCTGCGAATTGGTGAGCGTGTTACCGGAGGAAGATACCGCCAGTCCGCCGGCTTGATTCAGCAGGTTTGTGATGGTCGAAAGCGCGGTGTCGGTCGTCGAAAGATACGACTGATTTACTTGTAAATTGGTTTTGAACTGGGCCTTGTTGTCCAGTTGCTTCTGCAATTCGACGGCCTCGGCGGCGGCGGTTGGGTCCTGACTACCCTGAGAGATGCGTTGCCCCGAACTAATGCTTCGCTCCAATTGCAGCATCGTTTGCTGATTGCTTTGCAACTGCTGAGTAAGCAAACTATTGGCCAGCATGTCGCTGACGCGCGTCGACGGGATGGGGGTGAGGAAGGTCATGGGCAAATGGCCAGCTGTGGATGCGGCCGTTAAGCAGCAAGGACTAAGTCATGGGAACCAATTAAAAGATGCGGAACTTTATTTTCTGCATCGGCGAGATCACAAATTGACCAAGGTTTGCAGCAAACTGTTGATGGTCGAAATATATTCTGCCGAGGCTTGATAGGCGCGTTGATACTCCATCATCTTCACGGTTTCGTCATCAATGCTTACGCCGCTAATCGCTAAATTCTGGGTATTTAGCGATTGTTGAAAGGTTTGCGCACTGTCGGCCAGGTTTTGGGCGACCGCGGATCCCTGTGAAACATCGGAAGCGACGCGATCGTACATTTGCGACAGCGTCGCTCCGCTTTGCGATGGCAGCGGCAAATCGTTGAACCCCGCCAACTGCACCGCCACATTGGTATCTGCACCCACGCCTC from Pirellulales bacterium includes these protein-coding regions:
- the flgL gene encoding flagellar hook-associated protein FlgL — its product is MTFLTPIPSTRVSDMLANSLLTQQLQSNQQTMLQLERSISSGQRISQGSQDPTAAAEAVELQKQLDNKAQFKTNLQVNQSYLSTTDTALSTITNLLNQAGGLAVSSSGNTLTNSQLQANAVQIDSILQQVVDTANSQFDGRYVFAGSSTGVQPFTLNGSFVTYTGNVTQLQSFSDSNSPFATNISGNEAFGAISQQIQGTTDLNPTVTADTPLSQLNGGLGVQLGSIQVSDGTHLRTIDLSKAATLGDVKSLLEAQPAGGTQPPALNVQITNNGLQVSLVGSGTLQINDIGNGVTASELGILAPNNSSATIAGSDLNPLLTVTTPLANILGTHAQAKIYSPGANSSFDIKAVQNGAATNGYTLQFIDDGTVGAGSETVNISGSTITVDIDSGHSTAAQVVQALNNNSTFSSLFHASLDSEDSDGSGLVSQAATATTAGGGGAAFDQASGLQITNGGQNYTIDFSSAKTVGDLVNLINGSGASVRASINSSGTGININSLLSGSDFSIGENGGSTATELGVRTFSRQTQLADLNHGLGVQTLAQQNAAGNDFDIQLEDGAVLQFRLDGQSTIGDVIDMINNAPGNGGKLVAQLATSGNGIELVSSAVGSSPFQVQVENNSQAAQNLGLVPSGQTTSAAAVAGSGVETIAGADVNPAETDSVFNALIRLHNALLNNDQTGISRAVSLINSATTQVNFASAEVGAREQNLDALQTQVDSQTTDLQSALSNDIDTDLPTAITNLTAQQTAFQASLQLAGQMFHLTLLNYL